In Halobaculum sp. XH14, a single genomic region encodes these proteins:
- a CDS encoding alpha/beta fold hydrolase: MPTVRTDDVETHYLRRGSGPPVVFLHGAMLESSQWLPQAEALADEYTTIAYDVRGHGRTGGSEIESYSIDLFAEDLDAFLRALDLDRPVLCGLSMGGAIAQVYAARYPEGVAGLVLADTFTPEFTTWRDRVQFATLRATIPPARLIGYERVERVLTWLNELVNPGSAGDYDTVEELREDAPTMATAEFVKVVRALTAYPGTPLDLSAITAPTLVLYGENDVGLARRQAAKLGAELPDATVRVVLDAGHASNLDDPAVVTAAIREFLAEHAGGSGGSSGDVGSP, encoded by the coding sequence ATGCCCACCGTCCGGACCGACGACGTCGAGACCCACTACCTGCGCCGGGGGAGCGGGCCCCCGGTCGTGTTCCTCCACGGTGCCATGCTGGAGTCGAGCCAGTGGCTCCCGCAGGCCGAGGCGCTGGCCGACGAGTACACGACGATTGCCTACGACGTCCGGGGGCACGGCCGGACGGGCGGGTCGGAGATTGAGTCGTACTCCATCGACCTGTTCGCCGAGGATCTGGACGCGTTTCTGCGGGCGCTCGACCTGGACCGACCGGTGCTCTGTGGCCTCTCGATGGGCGGGGCCATTGCACAGGTGTACGCCGCCCGGTACCCCGAAGGCGTGGCCGGCCTCGTGCTCGCGGACACGTTCACCCCCGAGTTCACGACCTGGCGGGACCGGGTCCAGTTCGCGACGCTGCGGGCGACGATTCCGCCCGCGCGCCTGATCGGCTACGAGCGGGTCGAGCGCGTGCTGACGTGGCTGAACGAACTGGTCAACCCGGGGTCTGCCGGCGACTACGACACCGTCGAGGAACTCAGGGAGGACGCCCCGACGATGGCGACGGCGGAGTTCGTGAAGGTCGTCCGCGCGCTGACGGCGTACCCGGGAACGCCGCTCGACCTCTCGGCCATCACCGCCCCGACGCTGGTGCTGTACGGGGAGAACGACGTCGGCCTCGCCCGCCGCCAGGCCGCGAAACTGGGGGCCGAACTCCCGGACGCGACCGTGCGGGTGGTGCTCGACGCCGGCCACGCCTCGAACCTCGACGACCCCGCGGTCGTCACGGCCGCCATCCGGGAGTTCCTGGCCGAACACGCCGGAGGGTCCGGGGGTTCCTCCGGCGACGTGGGGTCGCCGTGA
- a CDS encoding formyltetrahydrofolate deformylase produces MSELTEIVVVGDDDTGLVARVTSLLFERGCNIEDLDQAVRDDVFRMRLHADTAGMVCKAETLREDLEDLGEDLGVDVRVRFPDEREARRIGLLVTKEAHAPRAVLEACADGTLDAEVAMMAGNRSALESLAAEFDVPFFDVGDESGSHDEAELLDLLAEHDVDCIALARFMRILSPEVVFRYEGRIVNVHPSLLPAFPGAEAYRQAVEGGARVAGVTAHYVTTDLDQGPVIAQRGFAVPPHADADDLKERGQPLESEALVEALRAHLADALVVRRGRTQLREEVDPEEYDLGGVTAPEAPAPMPSAE; encoded by the coding sequence ATGAGCGAGCTGACCGAGATCGTGGTCGTCGGAGACGACGACACCGGACTGGTCGCCCGCGTCACCTCGCTGCTGTTCGAGCGGGGGTGCAACATCGAGGACCTCGACCAGGCGGTCCGGGACGACGTGTTCCGGATGCGCCTGCACGCCGACACCGCGGGGATGGTCTGCAAGGCCGAGACGCTCCGGGAGGACCTGGAGGACCTGGGCGAGGACCTGGGCGTGGACGTGCGGGTCCGCTTCCCGGACGAGCGCGAGGCCCGCCGCATCGGCCTGCTCGTCACCAAGGAGGCGCACGCACCACGCGCCGTGCTCGAAGCCTGTGCCGACGGCACGCTCGACGCCGAGGTGGCGATGATGGCCGGCAACCGGAGCGCGCTCGAATCGCTGGCCGCGGAGTTCGACGTCCCGTTCTTCGACGTCGGTGACGAGAGCGGCTCCCACGACGAGGCGGAGCTGCTCGACCTGCTGGCCGAACACGACGTCGACTGCATCGCACTCGCCCGGTTCATGCGCATCCTCTCGCCGGAGGTCGTGTTCCGCTACGAGGGCCGCATCGTCAACGTCCACCCCTCGTTGCTGCCGGCGTTCCCGGGCGCGGAGGCGTACCGGCAGGCAGTCGAGGGCGGCGCGCGCGTCGCGGGCGTCACGGCCCACTACGTCACGACCGACCTCGATCAGGGGCCGGTCATCGCCCAGCGCGGGTTCGCCGTCCCGCCCCACGCCGACGCCGACGACCTCAAGGAGCGCGGGCAGCCGCTCGAATCGGAGGCGCTCGTCGAGGCGCTTCGCGCCCACCTCGCGGACGCGCTCGTGGTCCGTCGCGGCCGGACGCAGCTCCGCGAGGAAGTCGACCCCGAGGAGTACGACCTCGGCGGCGTCACAGCGCCGGAGGCCCCCGCGCCGATGCCGTCCGCGGAGTAG
- a CDS encoding phosphoribosylaminoimidazolesuccinocarboxamide synthase codes for MTSVKEFRVERAPTDAAPGAGSFVFTDDYSVFDWGKMPDEIPGKGASLCTMGAFNFELLERAGVPTHYRGVGADATPLAEAEDAPGELAIDLVNVPDLPFSDGEYDYDAFHAETGSNYVVPLEIVFRNAVPVGSSLRSRADPRDLGLDRDEWPDEAVPLPVPVVEFSTKFEEQDRYLDADEAGDVAGEADADDLESVARRVNDLLTERAAETGFVHEDGKIECCYVDGEVRVADVVGTFDENRFAYDGQEVSKEVVRQYYKREHPDWVEAVGEAKARADREDVADWRPLCGVEPPALPGGVVEAAADMYVAGANAYTDGDWFDAPDVGAAVERVREL; via the coding sequence ATGACGAGCGTGAAGGAGTTCCGCGTCGAGCGCGCGCCCACCGACGCGGCACCCGGCGCGGGGAGCTTCGTCTTCACCGACGACTACTCCGTCTTCGACTGGGGGAAGATGCCCGACGAGATCCCGGGGAAGGGCGCGTCGCTCTGCACGATGGGCGCGTTCAACTTCGAACTGCTCGAACGCGCGGGCGTCCCGACACACTACCGCGGCGTGGGGGCGGACGCGACCCCGCTCGCCGAGGCCGAGGACGCCCCGGGCGAACTCGCCATCGACCTCGTGAACGTCCCCGACCTCCCGTTCTCGGACGGCGAGTACGACTACGACGCGTTCCACGCCGAAACCGGATCGAACTACGTCGTCCCCCTCGAGATCGTGTTCCGGAACGCGGTCCCCGTCGGCTCCAGCCTCCGCTCGCGCGCCGACCCCCGCGACCTCGGCCTCGACCGCGACGAGTGGCCCGACGAGGCCGTCCCGCTCCCGGTTCCGGTCGTCGAGTTCTCGACGAAGTTCGAGGAGCAGGACCGCTACCTCGACGCCGACGAGGCCGGGGACGTCGCCGGCGAGGCCGACGCCGACGACCTCGAGTCGGTCGCCCGGCGCGTGAACGACCTGCTCACCGAGCGCGCGGCCGAGACGGGGTTCGTCCACGAGGACGGGAAGATCGAGTGCTGTTACGTCGACGGCGAGGTCCGCGTCGCCGACGTCGTGGGGACGTTCGACGAGAACCGCTTCGCCTACGACGGCCAGGAGGTGTCCAAGGAGGTCGTCCGGCAGTACTACAAGCGCGAGCACCCGGATTGGGTCGAGGCGGTGGGCGAGGCGAAGGCGCGTGCGGACCGCGAGGACGTCGCCGACTGGCGGCCGCTCTGCGGGGTCGAACCGCCGGCGCTCCCCGGGGGAGTGGTGGAAGCCGCCGCCGACATGTACGTCGCCGGCGCGAACGCGTACACCGACGGCGACTGGTTCGACGCGCCGGACGTCGGCGCGGCGGTCGAGCGCGTTCGGGAGCTGTAA
- the purQ gene encoding phosphoribosylformylglycinamidine synthase I, whose protein sequence is MISVLQFGGSNCDRDAVRALSHLGIDAERVWHADGLPADTDGVVVPGGFSYGDYLRAGAMAARTPVMEEVRSLAEDGVPVLGVCNGAQIGCEAGLTEGAFTTNRSARFQCEHVHLRVERADTPWTAAYDEGEVIEVPIAHGEGRFEISDERLATLNDEDRVLFRYCEADGSVTDAANPNGSTGNVAGVLGERETVAMMMPHPERATLPDVGGTDGQGVLRAFA, encoded by the coding sequence ATGATTTCGGTACTGCAGTTCGGCGGGTCGAACTGCGACCGCGACGCCGTGCGCGCGCTCTCGCACCTCGGCATCGACGCCGAGCGCGTCTGGCACGCGGATGGCCTCCCGGCCGACACCGACGGCGTCGTGGTCCCCGGCGGCTTCTCCTACGGCGACTACCTCCGGGCCGGCGCGATGGCCGCGCGGACCCCCGTGATGGAGGAGGTGCGGTCGCTGGCCGAGGACGGCGTCCCGGTGCTGGGCGTCTGCAACGGCGCGCAGATCGGCTGCGAGGCGGGCCTGACCGAGGGCGCGTTCACGACGAACCGGTCGGCGCGCTTCCAGTGCGAGCACGTTCACCTCCGGGTCGAGCGCGCGGACACGCCCTGGACCGCGGCGTACGACGAGGGCGAGGTCATCGAGGTGCCCATCGCGCACGGCGAGGGCCGGTTCGAGATCAGCGACGAGCGGCTGGCGACGCTCAACGACGAGGACCGGGTGCTGTTCCGCTACTGCGAGGCCGACGGGAGCGTCACCGACGCGGCGAACCCGAACGGGTCGACCGGGAACGTCGCCGGCGTGCTCGGCGAACGGGAGACGGTCGCGATGATGATGCCCCACCCCGAGCGCGCGACGCTGCCGGACGTCGGCGGCACCGACGGGCAGGGCGTGCTCCGCGCGTTCGCCTGA
- the purS gene encoding phosphoribosylformylglycinamidine synthase subunit PurS — protein sequence MTGYTATVTVRLKRGVLDPEAETTKGALERLGFELEALRSADRFEVDLDAADADAARERADEMAERLLANPTIHDYDVDVTER from the coding sequence ATGACCGGCTACACGGCCACGGTGACGGTCCGGCTGAAACGCGGGGTGCTCGACCCGGAGGCCGAGACGACGAAGGGGGCGCTCGAACGCCTCGGGTTCGAACTCGAGGCGCTCCGGTCGGCCGACCGCTTCGAGGTCGACCTCGACGCCGCGGACGCCGACGCGGCCCGCGAGCGGGCCGACGAGATGGCCGAACGCCTGCTCGCGAACCCGACCATCCACGACTACGACGTGGACGTGACCGAGCGATGA